Within the Halichoerus grypus chromosome 2, mHalGry1.hap1.1, whole genome shotgun sequence genome, the region TCTCAGCTTCCTCCTTCCTGGGGCTGCCACCTCCACCTCCCAGGCCTCCAGCTCTGAACACTGCAGTCATCTttgtctccttttcctctcttgctctttcattCAGGTGACAAGTATACGTGAGCCCCCCCCCGTCCTACTGCCCAACCCCAATCTGGCCGTTTTCCGGCAGGGATtccatgctgctccccctgctccggCAGGGCTTGGCCAAAGGCCTGAGGAGCTCCTTAAGCTCTAGCCTCTGGACCTCAGTTCTGTGTAGGCACTGCTCTGCGGCCCCGCCCGCTGCTGACAGCAATGCTGAGGCCAGGGCTCCGGGGATGTCACCACCCACGGCCACAGTGGCTCGCCGGGCGGCAAGAGGCTCCCTGCAGCCAGACAAGTGCGCTAACTCCTTGCTCTTTGTGTTGACGCCCCAACACATGCTAAAGGAGCTGCACCCACCTAGGGTAGCAGGTTCTGCAAAAGGCACAGTGTGAGCATCTGCATGGTTATCTGCCTACTGAGCCCCCACTGCAAAAGTATCCTTAAGTTAGGGGCAAACAGCAAACATATGTACACACAGTTTTATTATCCATTAAGCTGTTTTTATTTGGTGAATCAGAATCCTTTGTGAACACACTAACTCACAAGATAAAATTTCCGAGGAAACGTCTTTGTATGTGAACAGTCGCGGGTATCTGTAGATGCTGGAAGGCAACACTGGGCAGGCATAGGTGGCATGCATGAGGGAAAACAAAGCTCCCAAGGTGGGCTCAGACTAGGAAGAGAGAGGGTTAGTGCCTGGGTGCGTAGGGCGGGTTTCCTAGAGGAGGTGACTGTCCTCCCAGGAGCTGCTACTCAGAATTGCTTCTTGTTGTCTTCAAGTCCAGAGAGTAGGAACACTGGGTGGAAGAGGTCCTCAGACCTGGGTGTGAGGACCAACGTGCAGGGCTGGTGTCAGTGGGCATAAAGATGGCTCCACTAGGCACTGCCTAGATGGTCTGGTTCCAGATCAGCTGAGAGCCCCTCCTGAGAATCCGGCAGATACTGCCTCTCCCTTTTAGGAAACACCACATCCTCACACCACTaacctcccctccctcccctgacctGCAATCTGGAGCAGCTGCAGccttggggaagggggtggagggtgacTCTGAGTTCCAAATAGTATTTAGGAGGCTTAAATGAACCTGCTTTTCAGTTCCCACCCCAGCTGCCGGTCACCCTCCTCTGCATCCCTCCCCATGCCAGCTCAGAGAAAGCaagccctcccacctccccaatGTCCCCATCGCCCATTAGGAGCCCCAGCTTCCTAAGACTCACAGCTGCTCTTGTCCTTGACCCATGAATACCCACccagctcctcccctcactcacctTGCTCCCCTCTTGGCTCTGGGGAGGTACTGATTTCTGGCCTGTTCTGCTCCACCTGTGCTTGCCTGCTCTTTTGGTTCCTAATAATGCATGAGTAACCTGGACAGTGTCCACCGTGTCACCTGCCTCCTTCATTCTGTCCCCTTCACCAGAAAAGacgaagagggagagaagaggggcagaagcAAAGGAGCCCTCTTTCTTCTCCACCAAAGCCAACCCCCCTATCCACTCATTGCAAGTTTACCCCTTTCCTTgccattccacaaatatttttttaacatcgactacgtgccaggcactgagggTACAGAGATCAGTAAGTACAGGGCCTGTTCTCAGGAAGTTCGGGGTGGGAATGGGAAGAGGGAATCACAGGCAAGCCAACAATTACACTGCAGGGTGACTGAGTACTGTGTTTGTTGGGGAAGCTCAGGACACTGTAGGGGTTTCCAAAAGGTCAGGAGACCTCTAAGCTGGGCCCAGTAGGAGGAGCAAGAGTAGCAGGACAAAGGTGGGGGTGTGAGCCTGCAAAGCAGAGACCATGTTGTTGCGGTATCTGCTAGTATTCTGAGAGCAGGTGGGGGTAACTTTCCCACAGTGGAGTTTAGGCTTTGCTGGAGACTTCTGGCagttttggggggcggggggtgatgGAGGTAAACTGGTTTTCAGCAGGGTTTGCTTCTAGGAAATTGATTCTGCCTGCAGTAAGCTTGGAGGCAGGCACAGATTCCAGACAGGGTTCtgctgcttaccagctgtgtgcCCCTGGGCGAATCATTTCCCCCTTAAAAccccagtgtcctcatctgtaaaatgcagatagCAGTTGTGAGGATCAagataaatattcatataaagcACCTGGAACCTAACTGACACAGGGGAAAGGGGGCTTAAGGCTGTgaggctgcccctgccccctgaccTGGGTCTTGCCCCCTCCTTTCTCGGCTCCCCTGTGATCTCAGAACGTTTTGGACCATTGTTTATTAGGGAACGATCACATGGAGAAGCTAACAAAGCCGCCAGGAAGCCGCCAGGGtgggactggggtggggagggaaggagtatGGGTACAATCCCAGCGCTCCAGGAGGTGCCAGGGCAGAGGCGGGGGGCTGCCAGCCTGGAGAGCGTCAGGAGGGAGTGGGCTGGTCGCCAGCTCCTTCCCCTGAGCTACGGGGAATAGCTGACGCCCTCCAACTCCAGAGTTGCTCCCAGGGGCTGGCCCTACCTCTGTCGTCCCCGACCCGGGAGGTGGCAGCGCTAAAGATCGTGTGACCAGGGAGGGGATGTGTCAGCCCCTGGCCGTCCGTGTTGGAGGGGCCAGCCTGACCCgcggctccccgccccccgccgtcTGTGCTCTTCCAGGCCCCGCGGAGCTGGCCTCAGCACTCAACTGCGCAGCCATGGAGGCCCGGGCGCCTGGGGGCGAGCGCGCCTCCCCAGCCTCGTCCACTCGCAGCCTGGACCTGCGGCGGCTGTCCGCGCGCGCCGACTCGGCCTACAGCTCTTTCTCCGCGGCCTCCGGCGCTCCCGAGCCGGCCACGCCGTCGCCTGGGACCGACCTTCTCCCTTACCTGGACTGGGACTACGTGCGCGTGGTGTGGGGTGGCCCGGCCCCCGCCAGCGGCCTTCGCACGTCCCCGCAGCCCCGCAGTGGGCAGCGGCCGCCGGAGGTCCGGGGGACGCCGGGGCCGCTCAGCAGGCAGGCCACCCCGCTGCTGTTCGCGCTGGCGGCcgaggcggaggcggcggcgcggGCCGTCGAGCCGCCCAGCCCGCCGGCCTCGCGGGCCGCCTACCGCCAGCGGCTGCAGGGCGCCCAGCGGCGAGTGCTCCGGGAGACGTCCTTCCAGCGCAAGGAGCTCCGCATGAGCCTGCCCGCCCGCCTGCGGCCCCCCGCCGCGCACCCGCGCTCCGCCTCGCTCAGCCACCCGGGCGGCGGCGGGGAAGTGGAGCCGGCGCGCTCCGGGGCTCCCTCGAGGGGAACCGTTGGCCGGGGGCGCCTAGCCACCCAGCAGCGGAAGTGGTGCTTCTCGGAGCCAGGGAAGCTAGACTGCGTGGGTCGGGGCGGTGGATCCGCCGGGGAATGCTCGAGTGAGGCCGGCTCCAGTTCTGGCATCGCCAGGCCCGAGCCCCAGGAGCGTAGGGTGCTGGCAGAATTCGAAGGTCACCGGAACGGATGGCCACCTGAAACCCAGCCCCGAGGCATAGAGGACCCAGAACCTCGGTCCCTGAAGCTCGGTGACGCCTATAGACCTTCTAGTCGGAGTCGGAGCGCTTCAGGGGAAGTCTTGGCTCCCTGGGGAGGTCCAGGAGGGGTCATGCCCCTTGTCCAGGTGCGGAAGAGAGGGGCTGCaggcttggggtgggggacatCTGGGAGACTGCAAACTTGAGCTACATTTCAAGCAACTGTTTGCCTTTCCAGGCTGTTCCTCAAGGAGCAGAAACCCCCAGACCATTGTTTCAGACCAAACTTGCCAGGTGAGAGACATGGACCACTGGGGGACTGCAAGTTGGAGAAAAGCAGTTTTCATAGCTCTTACCCAAGAAAGAgggggcccctcccctcccctcagtttGAGCTTTCTGATTCTGTCTTTTGCAAACTACATTCCCTATGgtcccccccacacccaccccaccccattgtGTCTCTGGTGCAGCACCAAGAGCTTCCTTCCTGGTCACTGTGGTCAGTGTGGGGTGCCTTCCTCCAGGTTCCTGACTCAAAAGGAAGCCGCAGTGGTGTGTCCTGCAGAGTATCCCCAGAGCAGTCCCACTGGCTGGGAACAGAGGGTCTCAGAGACATGCATGGGGTCTGCTGGGCTCCCATCCCTTCCAGATGATGAGGTTTTCCTGGAAGAAGTCCCCCTGGACAGAAGGAGATCACCTCCAGACACCCATGCCCCCCCAGGAAACCCACCCAGGTGAGTTGCCTCTTGCTTCCAAGCAGAGTGAGACATCCCTTTCCCACACATATCAACAAAATGCTAGAgggacagggagcctgctggAGCCTGGGAGCCTGGCTGGTGGGGACGGGGACAAGTGGCCCTTGGAGGCCACTGCTTGTCTTTGGACAGAGCTTTTTCTGATTCAGTGTCTCTCCCACTTCCAGTGTCCATGTCTCTGACCAGCAGTATGGAACTGGCTCGGGCCAGAGGGCTGACCAGGCTACAGTCTCCCTGGAGCACCCCCTCCATGAGCACCCAGAGACTGCAGGGGCAGATGACTGCTGGCAGAGGATAAATGGTTCTATGGGTGTCTCTAAGACCATAAACTATAGCCCCCCCAGGACTGCAAATGGTGACATCGCAACCTTTGACCCCAATGGACGGCTGACCGTTGACTCACTTGCAGCTGTAGAGAGTGACTCTCTCAAACCTCTCCCAGCTGATGCCCTGGGACCTCCAAGCAACAATACCCCAGGTGCTCCTGGCCATACCGCCCTGGCTTGGGGCACTGGCCAGCCTGGTTCCAGGCCAACATGGCCCAGTCCTTGCCTTGAGGAGCTGGTTCAGGAGCTGGCCAGACTGGATCCCTCTATGAGTGACACTTTCACTTCCTGTCCCAGCCCAGAGCCACCCCTGGACCTGCTTGATGGGCTGATTCCTTTAGCAGAGGTCTGGGCTGCAATGAGGCCAGCCTGTGAGGAGGCTGGAAAGGAGGCTGGTGGTAGTCCTGAGCCAGGGTGAGTGAGGGGCACCAGGGACTCAGGGGATTCTAAGTCCCTGCAGTCTGGGGCAGGACCACCCAGGGAGCTCTGGCTTTGTCCCCAGGTTCTATCTATTTAGCTCCAGCCAGTTCCTGCCAACTTGTCAGGAGGAGACAAGGTTTGGAAACCATACCACCCACCTTGTGCCTGACCAGGCCTGTGGCCAGGGTCTCCCTGATCCAAATAACAGCATCCAAGCCAAGAAAGTGAGTGCGGAGGGGCTGGTGGAGATGGGGTGTGTGGCAAGAGCCCAGAGTATGGGCGGAGGAGTCGGGGTCTGGCCTCACCCTTAAGTACCCACGCCTTCCCTGCAGATGGAGCTAGCCGACCTCCTCCAAAAGATGCTGCGGAACCTTCAGGCCGAGCAGGAGCAGCTGCACCGGGCGGCCCAGGCTTGGGCCAGGCGCGGGGCCGCTCTGGAGGCCGCGGTGGGCCAGGCCTGTGCTCCCCGCGACCGAGAGCGGTTCAGCAGGTTCATGGCCGATCTAGAGCGCGTGCTtggcctgctgctgctgctgggcagTCGCCTGGCCCGCGTGCGGCGCGCCCTGGCCCGGGCGGGCGCAGACAGCGACCCGGACGAGCAGGTGACCGGGGGtcggggctggggagggcgggggcgcCGAGGGGCCTGCGGGCTCGGGCTGGGACGGTCCCGGGATCGGCGGCCCCCTCGCCCTGCTCACGGCGCGCTGTCCCCGCCGCTGCAGGCCTCTCTGCTGCGGCGACTCGGGCTCCTGCAGCGACAGCAGGAGGACGCCAAGGAGCTGAAGGAGCACGTGGCGCGGCGCGAGCGGGCCCTGCGCGAGGTGCTGGTGCGGGCCCTGCCCGCCGAGCAGCTGAGCGCCTATCGCGCCCTGCTGGCCGGCAAGGCGGCCGTCCTGGCCCAGCGGCGCAGCCTGGACGAGCGGGTCCGGCTCCTTCAGGACCAGCTGGACGCTGTCAGGAGCGACCTGGGCcctcgccccctgccccccaggctggCCTGGCCCTCAGAGACCGGTCTTCCAGATAAACCGCCCTTCCTTCCGCCCCCCCCTCTAATTAcaggcggtgggggtggggagcacggcctctgcccctcccccacatcacTGGGGTGACGCTGGTTGACTCGGTGCTCTTCCCTGGCCGGGAGCATACTTCTGAGTGTTTTCATGTAGCCTTACCCAAGTCGTGTGGATTATTTGGTAATTAAtttatggattttaaaaactGCAGTATTCCCCCCTTTTTGTGAGGAGAGAGGCTCTGTCTGTgttggtgggagggagaggagacaaaTCAGAGGAGCATTTCAACTTAATATGAAatatggtctttttttcttttcttttttaatcataatTGATGTGAGGAGTGTGTGTGTCACCTGGAGCCTAGCTTGGGGGACGGATTTTGTTGACAGACAGTGGACGCCAGCCTTGCCTGACTAGAGCAGAGGAGGGATTTGCTGGAGGACCTCAGGTCAACTCTGGGAATCCCTAGGAAGACTGGGATACAGGCTTGAAGCCAGGAGGGACCAAGGGGATGCCAGGCCTTCCGACTCCACTGGCACCAGTAATCCCTACAGTTCCGGTGACTCCATCAACACCACAAAAGCCTAGGCCTGACTGGCCGGCCCCAGGTCTCCTTTGCTGGTTTTTACCCAAGCCTCCAACCTCAAAAGTGGAAGTGGGGGTAACTGCTTCCCTTCAAGACTCAAGGGATAAGGAATTTCCCCATACACAAAATAGGTTCAGTTGCTTTGCTGCCTAAAAACCTTGATGAATGCAGGGACATTTATTCCAAGACTCAGAAAGAACTATATTATCAAAAGTGAGTTTATCCAGCTCTCCTTGGACGCCCCACTGGATCTGCCAGGCTTGAGGAGGGTGTTGGGCATGGGAGCTGAAGGTGAGGCACGGGAGACCTGGAGACTGAGAATAGGGGGGTTGAGGACCTGGAGAGGCAGCTCTGCTTGTGTGCTAGAGAGACTAAGCTGGAGGTGAGCtggggttgggagtggggagTTAGGTGCTGGTGTGGAATGAAACGGAGGACACACACTCCCCTCTGTGCATCAGCCCTGTGTGCACAGTCAATGTTAAGTTCTCAAATATACATGTGAAAATGTGCTTTAGTATTTGCAGCTGCACACGCCAGGGCCAAGAACATTGTTCATGCAAATGTTGAGTGTATTTTTGGAAGTTGGGCACATTAAAaggcatgtgtatgtgtatgtaaagCCAACTGACCCCAAAGTGAGAAATCTCTGCTTCTGGGCTTGTTTTCTGATGCGTATTGTCACTAAGTGCAACTGGTTGGGAATTTTAAATGGTCGTATTCATACCAAAAGCATTAGTTATAACAGTTGGACTATTGAGCACAGAACAATGCTAACATTGTGCCTCTTTATAAAAAACATATGGGGCTCCTGCTGAAACACTTGTGGGTTCTAACATTATGCTTTGCTTCTCTCCTTTGAACGCCCTGGGTGGGGCCTCCGCTCCAAAGTCCTCAGCCTAGCAGGGCAGCTCGCTTTGAGATAGTCTGGATGCAATaaatttatttctgccttttgcCCTGTACAGCACCCTCTGCATCCTCCCAATGTGATATTCTTAAGAAAACACTTCACAGTCATCAGTTGGGCCAATGGAAAttgtgtactatttttttttttttaaagatttatttatttatttatttatttgagagagagagaatgagagagagcaagcacatgagaggggggagggtcagagggagaagcagactccctgctgagcagggagcccgatgcgggactcgatccagggactccaggatcatgacctgagccgaaggcagttgcttaaccaactgagccacccaggcgcccgaaattgTGTACTATTCAGAAAAAGCACTTCCAGCCCCGGATGGGCTTGAGGAGCAGTGTCTGCCATGGTCCTGTTAAAATGCACTTTGGTTCTGTCCTGGGTTTTTCCACGGGGAATTATGAGGCTCCTGTGCTTGTCCTTACCAGATGGGGAGAGTAGGGCCTCACCTCCTTCACCCATCTTTCACCTTGCCTCTGTGTTCTTCCTGACCCATTTTATGTCCCTTCCACACTGTTATTCCGTCAGAGTGCAAGAATGAGCACCATAGGTGTTTAGTATTGGCaccacagacttttttttttttttaaaaagatctttatttgagagagagagcacggggaggggcagaaggagagggagaagcagactcgcccctgagcggggagccccacaagaggctggattccaggaccctgagatcatgacctgagccgaaggcagaccttaacccactgagccacccaggcgcccccagactgaGACTTTTTGTGGTGGTGTGTGGGCAGGTGCCAGAAGCCCGGTGAATTCCACCCGCCAGGATGCTGCCAGCAGAGGGCACTGTTCGCCCTGTGATGAAGGCTACCTGCCCTTCACTGTAGCCTCCTCCCCCGGCAGTAGGCCCTCTGGGCTAAGCACCGGGTCTTTGCCTTCTCCGCAGAGCAGTGCTCTTTAAGCCTGAAGGCTGGATCTGAGCCTTTTTGCTTCTGTTGGTAAGAAATTCTGGCCAGCCGGCCACGGGGAAGCTGGCTTGCTTTCCTTTGTCACCAGGCCTTGGTTGGAAAGTTGTTGGTCAATGAGAAGTGGGCAGGAGGGAAGCCGGGGGTGTTGATCTCGAGTATCAGTATCAAAAAGAGCCTTCCCGGGGTGGAAAAGAGGGTTTCAAGGGTCTCTGTTGGGGtttctgcccccacctcctcaaGCCGCCAGCGCCCGCCCCCGTTCGttccgcccccagccccgccgccTGCGGCGCTGTCCCCTGGCTTTTTGCCGAGGGCCGGCTTCGGCTGGCGTTGTTGCTAGGCAACAGGCAGCCCCGCGGCCGCCTCCCGCGCTCGCCTCGTCCCGCCCCCGCTGCTCCGCCTAATATGGATTTAATTAGTGTACTTTTTACCTTCAGACTCTAAATTGCAAACCAAATAGGGAAGCGGCGTTCTGTCTGGAACAGCCTGCTCGGCACACCACGTCCCTCCGCGAGCGGCGGCTGTAAACCTTCGGGATCCTCGCAGGAACAAATCGCGGTGCTGTTCATTCACATGTAAATCAGAAGCTTGGGTGGAAATGTAGGTCAAATGTGGTTGAGCACCGCAGAGGGAAGAGGTGAAAGGGGAATGTgggagcagaaggaggaagaggtgggggcCGGCAACTGCTCTTAAAGCAATCCTCTCCAAGACCCCCGCAGTGTTACCATCCCAGCCTGGCTGCGGGTTGGACCGGCAGGGTGGGTGTTCACCTGTTGTCGTTGAAACTTAAATCAGTGCCACCTTCCCCCTAGGAcgatctcccccccccccccgcctccccggaGGAGAcgtctgcacacacacacacacacacacaccctcacccttgtttctttctcttccttttttccactTCCCTGCAGAAACACCTGAGGCCACCAGTGCTTCACAGATTCAAGTCCAGAGGTGTGGCAGTTCTGGAAGGGTAAGGCCAGGACAAGAGTTTCAAGGCAAAAAGCAATCTGGAGAGCAATAAAAAGCCTATTtgtcaaactattttaaaaggcCAAATAATTTCTTCCAGGAAAAGGCCAAAAAAGGGGCAGAATATGGGTTCTGAGTGGGCCCAGCTTTAGAACTGTGTTGAGGAGTGCTTTCAGTCCAGCTGGCTGGATGACATCTGTTTAGGTCTAGAAGACAGGGGTAGGGATGCTACGGGAATGTGCATTAAGAAAGACATTTTGATGTCTATTTTCAACTAAAGTGATATCATACAGAACGTGAGATAATCTCCCTTTGGtgggaatatacatttttcccatCGGAGTCCATTGTTATTTATGTATACAAATACGAACATGGTTAAAGAATGGTGATCTTGTAAAGCAAAGCCACAAATGAGAGCTATTTGGTTTTGGAATGCAGCCAGATACCCCTGTGGGACTAACGGGCACCCCTGGTAATATTTCAAGATGGTATTGCAGTTCCCAAGGAGCTCTACCTACTTCCCTATGCTGCACCCTCCTCACAGTCTGTAGGATAGATACTGCCATTCTTGCGGCCGATGGAAGAGGGAGATAGAGCTTGGAGAACTGGGTGACTTACCTAAGGTCAATAGATGAGTAAGGGCTGAGATGAGACCACCTTGCTTTTCTGCAGCAGGACACTGTGATGGAAAAGAGCACCAGGAGGCCATCCCAGCTCTGACTGTCATAGCTGTGAAgcctggacaagttacttacaGTTTCTCGAggcttctgtttcctcacttTAAATTCAAGATACCAACAGGACATACCTTGTAAGGTTGAGATTAATACCCGCACAGTGATTAAAACCGCTCCTGGTGCTTCATAAACCCAGGCTCTATGTGCATCACCCATATCCTGGTCTCCATTAGGTAAGTGAGACATGTTCTAGAACAACCTCCAACCTCCTTTAAAGGAAGTATAAACCTTTATTTAAAAGCTTGCTCTGGATGACTCATAAACATCTATATATAACAATTAACTTCTCTCCCATTAAAAGGAATGATTCTCTTCCCTGTGACAATTCTAGCCAGCTAAATTGCCTTAATTTATAAGCAACTTTTggtcatttgttgaaaatacctCTCATAGGTGTACCTCCTGCTAGGCAATAAATGGTTCTTGAAAAGTTTCCATATGTGTATCAAAGTATAATTTCCTACTGACTTATAGTTTCAGAAAGTCTTGACCTGCAAGGAAAAAACGGTGGTTTCTAACACCTAAGTTTTAAGTTTACTGATCCTAAACTCTtgccaaatgttttatttcactcAGAAGGCTTGTAGCATGCTCCTGAAACACAAGGATTCTTCTGGCAGTTTAACCCTCCTCTGATTTAAATGTGTAATAGAGAttggttattgttattattactttgcTGATTTAGATTTTGTCTTTCTCAAGGCAGGTCATACCTGTGTTTGTGACCTTTGTTATCCTGTCTCAGTCAAGCCTCTCTTTTACCATGGAAAATCTCTAATATTTTATTCTGTCTTCCAGACCTTCAGCAACCGAGATTGCTATAATTATTGCCTCCCACAATTTTTCTGCAGAGGcagatttaatttgcatttttaaataatttatgcagCTTAGCTAGAGTTCCAGgcaaggaaggtgggaagggtcAGATCAGGGCCTGCATtcatctgttgtgtttttttggaTGCTATATTCGTGTGTGGATGCAGCCTGCATTTAGCTGATCAATCCAAACTCTTTCAATAATAGAATGCCTGGAAGAGGCagaagaggatgaggagaaactgAAGGAATTAAGtagataaaaagacaagaaaaatacagTAGCAAGAGCTGGAGAATGTTTAAGGGAAGTACATTATCACACAAGCAGGAACAAAATGGGAGACTTGTTTATTTCATTGCTTAAATCAAAACATTCCATTAAGGATGGCCTTAAATAATGTCAGAGGC harbors:
- the SHROOM1 gene encoding protein Shroom1, with amino-acid sequence MEARAPGGERASPASSTRSLDLRRLSARADSAYSSFSAASGAPEPATPSPGTDLLPYLDWDYVRVVWGGPAPASGLRTSPQPRSGQRPPEVRGTPGPLSRQATPLLFALAAEAEAAARAVEPPSPPASRAAYRQRLQGAQRRVLRETSFQRKELRMSLPARLRPPAAHPRSASLSHPGGGGEVEPARSGAPSRGTVGRGRLATQQRKWCFSEPGKLDCVGRGGGSAGECSSEAGSSSGIARPEPQERRVLAEFEGHRNGWPPETQPRGIEDPEPRSLKLGDAYRPSSRSRSASGEVLAPWGGPGGVMPLVQAVPQGAETPRPLFQTKLARFLTQKEAAVVCPAEYPQSSPTGWEQRVSETCMGSAGLPSLPDDEVFLEEVPLDRRRSPPDTHAPPGNPPSVHVSDQQYGTGSGQRADQATVSLEHPLHEHPETAGADDCWQRINGSMGVSKTINYSPPRTANGDIATFDPNGRLTVDSLAAVESDSLKPLPADALGPPSNNTPGAPGHTALAWGTGQPGSRPTWPSPCLEELVQELARLDPSMSDTFTSCPSPEPPLDLLDGLIPLAEVWAAMRPACEEAGKEAGGSPEPGFYLFSSSQFLPTCQEETRFGNHTTHLVPDQACGQGLPDPNNSIQAKKMELADLLQKMLRNLQAEQEQLHRAAQAWARRGAALEAAVGQACAPRDRERFSRFMADLERVLGLLLLLGSRLARVRRALARAGADSDPDEQASLLRRLGLLQRQQEDAKELKEHVARRERALREVLVRALPAEQLSAYRALLAGKAAVLAQRRSLDERVRLLQDQLDAVRSDLGPRPLPPRLAWPSETGLPDKPPFLPPPPLITGGGGGEHGLCPSPTSLG